The region TGAGAGTATGTAAAGTGAAACAACATTTTTATTCTATGGATGTTCAATCGCACAGATCTTGTGACTCACTCATGCTTCTTGTGGAAATGTTAAATGGCACCACCATCACCACaccacaccaccaccaccataaatGTCTACTATTTATTTCACACACTTTTATCATGAATCTTATATAAGGAGACGTAACATGATAACAAAAAGTCTGAAAATAAGAAATGAGATGATGTATTCTTCAAGTAAAGCCTTTTCtaatgttaaaaaaaaagtttacaaaatttgttttttttataatcaaTACTTTTACGCCTACATGCAACAAATGTATTCATTCGATTTGATGTAGGTTCCCACCCTGTAATAATGGTGAATGCCAATACAAAGCCAAAAGAGGCTGTCATAATATaattacacacacacatatgccaTCACTACTTGCCCTTTTGAATACTATTTCGCTCATGACCTTTGCTGGCCCTTTAAGCTAAGCAAAGTAGCAAACCCCCATATTGGTTTTCACTTTTACCCTCCTTCAACTCAAATTATAACATCATGTCAATTATCAATACCCATTACTtcaatacaaataattaacttGTTTAAACATTGATTACATTCAAAATCCCTCAAGGTCTTTTTCAATTAAATACATCACCAAGTACTTGTTTACTTTTGACTTAATAAACTTAATTTGATACGACTTAATCCCGATACATATACATGACAAAGAcatttcctattttactttaagTGAGAGAATCGTGCATTTatctattcttatgtgtttttttttttacctcCATACTCTTTTATAAAACCCTCCCTTGGTTTATCTTTCTACACTCCCCACATTAGTGAATATAGTTATATAAAATAGTCATTACTACTCATATTTTGACAGCTCATTAtgtacaaaaacaaacaatattcGTTTGTCCACTTAGCAGTTTATCCATATATATCACTTAATATAGAAAAAATTCCCTAAAGAACCATGAggtatatatataagtaaataagTAACATATACATAGTGCCACTTGTTATGATGGACGAAATAGAAACCATCATTATGCTTCCTTTTGAGGAGTTTAATGCAATCACAAAAATTGAGGCCAAAGCAACAACCAATAAACTAAGACCACCTCTATATATACCACTACCCACATCATTCTTTAGACataaaaaagaaaatcaaaatggCACAAACGCACTTCCTACTTCTTCTCTTTGTTACTATCATCTCCTTCACTACAACACAATCTCAAGAAAGATCACCTCATGGCCTTGTTTACGAGAACCCAATGGCATTCTCACCATCTGCCTACAATTTCTTCCACCCAAAAGCAAACCCACCAACGATTCAAAACCCATGTGATGAAACCAGTTGTGCACCATTGCCCATGGCTGCAACTGTTCAATCGAGCTTAGCACAAGAAAGTGCATCAAGAAATGTGAAAAGTGGAAGCAAAATTGGTGCTGGAGGTGTTGCTGCTTTGATATTTGGGTTTATATTTATGGTTCTTGTAGCTATGGGTGCTTATTTTGTGGTTACAAACCGTAGAACCAAAATGGGTCGAAACAATATGGTTTTACCATCGGTTTGATGTGGCGTTTAATTTATTAGATTCTTCTCTTTTAGTTTACTTTTGAAATTTGGAGTACGAGAATATGAGATGTAACATTCTTATTGGTAATTAATGCATGTGATTTTGTATTACAATATATCTATGATTTGATTTATGCTAGAAGTTTGTAATTATAGGAAGTAAAATAGCAGAAAGTAAAATAGAAATGTAGTGCAGAGTTAACTTGGGTCAGCATGTTAGTTTGGCTGTTTAGGAATTTATTTGACTTGATCAATAATTGCATAAATGTCAACATTTTAGCTTAATACAGGAGTCTCAAACTTCATATGTTGTAAAGGTAAAAAGTTCTGGCTTCAATTAGTAGAGATCTTTACAATTAAATAACCATTTTACATTCAGAAGCTAGGGAAATTTTGATCTGTTAACCCCCTCCCCCTCCCTCGTCTTTGGAAAATCTCATATATGCTTTAAAaaaatggataatgttgtagatAATATATATAACAGAGTAAATGCAAAATAAACTTTTGACGCTAGAAATAGAAGTTTCTAGGCTAATAGGAAGCAAATCTGAAGCTAGATTAAAAATTTAGAAGAAGGGCTAACGTGTCAAATTTTGTGAAAATAGGATTGACCTTGCCTTGACTTGGTTTAGGGACCAAAGTGAGTTAGTAAGTTAGGCCAACTCCAACCACAAACactaaaaaacacaaaaattgtGTTCTTTTAACACTAAAATACAATTTATATTCCAACCACACACTAAAATTTTACACTAAAAATATGTTTTCATATTATTACAATAAATAACATATTTGAATAATATTAAAAGCAATGCATATATGATAAAATAATGCATTTATATTGAAAAAGTGATTTAGTGTTGGAAGAATGCTCCGCTAAATATAGCGGCCAACAAATCTTCCCACAAAAATGGTGATATTTTTAGAGGTCCATCGGAGTAAAATATAGAGGTTTTCCACCATTTTGAAGGCAGATTGGAGTTGGTCGTAGGTGGGGTTAAATAGCAATGAcagaattgcaaaaatggtccctatggctgGTAAAATTCtatggtttttattcaaaaaaatttGGCGATACATTAATGGTCCAATTTCGAATATcttatgtggttttggtccctatggttgatatttttgtgtgattttggtTCATACTTCATACCCAACTTGAAATGACGAACATGCCcctaaaaaggttttttttttttttttttttttttttttttttttttaatttccttttatttattttcatattttttttaattaaaaaaccaaAAGAAATCCAATTCCACTCCCTTTTTGAGTCAATATCTTCTTCACCTCAACCTTACCCAAAAACCCACCATCATCAACCTTGCTGCACTATCTCAACAATCAAGGTCTACACCAGTGTGATTGTTTATCATCGTCACGCTTCATCATCATCTCCATCAGAGATACCGATGCAATTAGTAATGAAGGTTAAATCGATTTCCCTAAAATCGGAACCTAAGGCATACTCGACAATGGTTGAAGGCATACTCGACAATGGTAATGAAGTTTATACCAATTTCCCCAAAATCGGAGTTTGGCAACGACGATGATGGTCTGAGGGAAGTCTAACTTGTCTTGCCTCTCATCTCTATCGTCTCTATAACATCCAATAACTATGTTTTATCTTTGCCTACCTTATTTACTCTTGAATGGTGGCTTCTATGAGCCTCGATTACTACCTTCCTGCGTTCCATAGGGATGTTTCCTAAGTTATTATTGTAATTCAGGTCCGACTGCCTTCTTTATCCCCTCATATTTTCTTGATTTTGAGTTTCAGACTAACTATTGACTTAAAGAACCTTCTCGTGTTGCATTAGATTTGTCTTGAGGCAAAAATCAAATGCAAATTTTTATAGATTCTGATGAAAATTGACAACAACAATCTAGCTAGAGAAGATGAGGATGAGACGAGGCGGGAGTTGGATGCATCCCAAGCGGAGAAGAGGAGACAAAAGCCGGTGGTGGTAGTTTTATCGGGTCTGCAGAAGGAAAGATGGGGGTGAGGGTGGGATATGATGTTTGTGGTGGGGTGTGGTGGCAGTCGATGTTGATGATGGTAGCAGTCAATAGTGGCAGTCGGTGGTGATGGTGGCAAACATTAGCGATGATGTGTTTCTTGAGTGTGTGTAtgtgcatgtgtgtgtgtgtttgttgagAGATATGGAAAGAGAAATGGGTTGGGTGAACatttttttatacttttgtttaaaattaaaaaatataaattaaatcaatttatgtatttaattcaagaaaatgaaaaatttaaattataagtGCATAATTATCTTTTTAAGTGTATAGGGACCAAAAAACAATCTAATAGTGTGAAGAGAGATCGGTGGCTATTAGACCATTTTTGGACCACAAAAACGttttggaccaaaaccacatAGTTTTGCtgaccatagggaccatttttgccatTTTGTCAATAACAATCTAATAGTGTGAAGAGAGACCGGTGGCTAGTTGTGGTCAAAGGCGAAAAAGATAGAGTGAGGTCCTTAAATTGACAAAGTGAGCAAACTAATGTTTTAAAGCCCTCATCTTCTCCATTTGAAGAGGGACATCAACAATTATGGGCCAACTACAATTCATGAGCGATAACGAACCAAAAAGAGCTTACTACTTGCCATTAGCACTACCTATTCCTACCATATTTTCATCCTTTTAACCTACAAAACCCTTTCTCTGCCAAAAGATAACCCACTCCCCTGGCCTCTTGTTCTAAACTTATCAAAATTCTATCAATTTCAACGATACATATGTCATCGAAGAGTGTCATACTTTGTGTGATGTCATTTAGATGAAAATCTCATCAATTGGATTGAATTTGGTCGCGATGTTGGCCCAAGAAGTCGTTAAATACTTCTTGGGGTTTGTATGGGCCCAGTTGGTCAAGGGAGAAACGACCTATTATTGTTATTTATTAGtttcattataatttttttagtGTGTGATCTCATAGGTTTACATAGAATCAACGccaaatttattttttctttaagcAATATTCAAATAGTTTGAGTCACTAAGTTTGTTGTAAATAAGTTAGGAAGCTACAAGAAGCAACACAGGTAGACGTAGActattggtgattttagtgtcaccatgtcattttaagtaacttgaactaacatgtgagctaaggggcttcatgatttgtactctaatacATGTACGGGGTTGTGCAGAGTGCACACATGTATAAGATCGAGTCAGAAGCTGGTTCGACGACTAGTCGGGGGTCTGGGGGCAGCGCCCTCgggtccggggtttccaaaggggcagtGCCCCTTTGGCGGGGTTTAGGGGAagcgcccctagcggggtccaaggggcagatccCCTGGCTGGGGTCCCTAATCCCGATTAAAATTACTTGCTTCCAAAGAAACTAATgacggcccaaccctaatgaaaccctaatcgtatttaatatataaacaactcttccttTCTAGAAGATGGTTACGTTCTTTAGCTCTGGTTTTTcatcacacattcacataacCCTTTAGCATATTGGCTTACGTTTTCTGTGCCTAGAAACGTAAGTGTCcgcttggattatcctaggctgaatttcttgtaacccagacatagggtagaaatatcagttcggaaagtgatatcacgatccaagttggtatccagatctccaccacaaACCCTAACGTTTCTAACATGGACCACTACCACTTATATAGAATTAGGGATGAGCATGAGACAGAACCTGTACCGACCCATACCATTCCCGATTTCCTGAACACCGAATTTTAACGAAAGTCAATCTCGAGTACCGAACTGAATTAACATCATCGGTACCGATATCGGGAATGGTATCGGTTTTCGGTACTAGTACTGGTTTTCGGTACTAGTACCGGTACTGGTGGTACTGAATCCCAAATTTCATGCATTTGGAGTACTGACTACTGTCCAATATTTTTAAATTCGGTACGGTTCGTTATCGGTATGTGATCGGGATTTGGGACAAACTACTCATCCCTATATAGAATTATCATCATCAATCATCTTTCCAAAAAAATAGGGACTGTCAAGATGGTAAAAGAGATCTGATGTTAACAGAAGACAACAACACACTCGTATTGTGCCTAATCAAACAATGACATACTTAGTGGGTGCCCTAGTTGTAGCTTTTGGAAAAAGCAAACGTTATCAGTCCCTAAACCTTCCTTTgatattatttaatcaaatataagattaaaatataaaatatcatCCAAAAACACTAATGACCTTTTAAAAAATggcaaaaaaattgatttttattcCCGAAAGTAGCCAATGTAATAGTAGATGTGTAACACCCGTGTTCCAGATGGTTTAGCTTAATATTTATCAGGGAACAAAGATGGAGTTTTGGGAAAAACTTTGTGCCACGACGTGGTGCAATGATGCCTACGACATGACATATAATAAATGGAACACATGTTTTTAATGAGCGTTACGAAGTGGCAATAGgttagccacgacgtggcagctGTTCTGACTCAAGCCCGTAAATTTAGGGGTTCCTACCATATTTAAGCAACATTTCTAGAGGATTAGGATATCATCTTCAGCCTCCAACCCTCTACCTCAAAACACTAGCCTCTATTAGAGagttttggttcattttggtATTCTTAGTacctagaagaagaagaagaatgtgtTTTGGTGCATTAATCAAGGAAATACTTCATCATCACCATCTTGAGCATATTTTGAACCCTTGTGAGTATTCAAGTTCCAAGCTTtctagttggcaactttatggatccttgatgTCTATTTGAAGTTATATCCTCCAGATCTAGTGTTCCTTGGTGTATTTGGGATGTTGAATTTAAGGGTTGACCTTGGACCGTTGATTTGTTGATATggattgacttttggtcaaaattGCTAGATCTAGGGTGTAGACTAAGGGTGGACATAGTATGTTTTGATAGGATTGTTGTAGCATCTATTATGGGTCATTGAATGGTGGTTTAGCTGATCTCGTTAGTCAGGTGAGACTTCTCCCTATACTgcttaggatgctagttgtctttctGACTCTCGCATTATGTGTTGGGCTGAGGCCATTTGCATGTTGGGCAGGACCCATTGACATGTTGGGTTGGGCCTATTTATTTGTTAGACTGTGCCCATTGATATGTGGGGTTGGGCATGTTATTATGGGTTGGGCCAATTGTGCGGGTTGGGCctattgatatgtatggtatgtggtatttttgggaactcgctaaactttgtgcttatgatTTGTGATTTGaatatttttcaggtacttctagttccaaGGGGAAAGACCCGACGTGATCGCACAGCATCCCCCAAAGTTTATTCCACATTGGCTATTTCTAATTTTTACTCTGACATTTTGAgaatattattacttttattatCTTTTGGAACAAATGAACGAAGGGTTTAATTGattaaaaatgaaagttttcCTTGATATTTTTGGAACGTTACAAGGTGGCTATACCTCATCTGCTATTTGCTATCCTCCAAATGTGAAGTGTATTGTTGGACTGTGATTTTGGCCCAATTTTCGGCCCATGGCCCGATAAGAATGGTTTGTACAAGGTTTTTCGTTTATATTTTATACAGAAATCACAGATGGGTGTGCTCCACCTGGGAATTCCTCTGCTCCCACCTATGGATTCCCCTCgaaaatcttatttatttatttatttattttcctaATGAAGTATGTAAGTTTGCTTCCTTTTGAGTATGAAATATGGTATTTTTGACTACGAAATCATACAATTACGCTAGCTTATATATAAAAGTTATCTAAAAAAATATTagattatcatttttttttgaattttcattttttatatttgtaCTAAAATAAATTCAATGAATATTGTGGCAAAGTACATATTCTGCTAATTTGAAACTAGAAATGAAAGTATTCCTCAAAAATTAGGTTATTTGTACCTTCGGCTCATGGGCCGATACTGGGCCCAATTTGCAGCCTAACGTACTCAAATAATAGATAGAAAGTTGGaactaggggtgagcaaaccAGTTTTTTTTTCAAACCGATCCGGTTCAGAAAACCGGTTCGGTTCTGGTTCGTGAATTGTAAAACCGGTTCCGTCATGGAAAAACTCGAACCTATCTAAACCGGTTACACCGGTTCTAAATAGGTTTAATCGGTTCTAAACCGGTTTAATCGGTTTGACTACCGGTTCTAAACCGGTTCACGGTTATTAAACCGGTTTCAATGTCTAAAATCTCGAACGGGTGCAAACTGACGGTTCGGTTCTTGAATCGGTTCGGTTCATGGTGAAGCGGTTTACCGGTTCAGTGACTGGTTCGGATCTTGAACCGATTTTTTTTATGCAAGCCTAGTTGGAACTACCAAATGTAACTGATCACCTGCGAATTGAATGGCTATTTTTCGAAACACCTGCGAATTGAATGGCTATTTTTCGAAAATTactgatttttgattttttttttaaattactaaATTGCTAAATTTCTCTTGATTTAATACTTTAATGAAGAGATACAAGTTGATATATAGAGTCTCAAACCCTAAACATAATGAAACCCTACGAGACTATGggctaaaaacattaaaaatgatGGACCGCCATTGACTTAAACATGTGACTATGTGAGCTCATTAATGATAACTACTTGACGACATTATaaaaattctttaaaaaaaaaaaaaaaaaactccgaTTATTTATGGCCCAAAATGGCATGGAGCCATTTATACATGGTTTTTATTCTTTGACTCACATACCCGGCTAAGGGCTTAGACGAGTTCCTCTTGAACCGGTTTTGATATGTCGTAGGCCCATGTCCGGTTGTAACATTTTATGGATCAGTTTGAACCATTATTTTGTCGACTTCTATTAAACATAATTATCAAATGATAGGATTGTTGATGTAATTtttttaagagaaattaaatatcatcctACATTTTTTTCGTACTAATCTTCctatatatatgaaaataatgaaaattaatttaagATATTTGTTATCATCATTTtacttaggtagaaagataaataaAATTGGACTTAATGGATCCTTAGCAGTTCATGCCAAGATTGATCGTTGGGGGTTTCAAGAAGTCCGTTTTATAAAATTTCTGAGATACCAAAAGGGGCACAGATGCTTTATTTATCACCAGACATAGATGAATACTATATGATAGTGACATGAAATTCTTTGGCCTTGAATCAGGGTAATTAGGAAGAACAAGTTGTTCCAActcgataattttttttttctttgaagtaTTTTTCCTTCCAATATTTTTCTATTGGAGCTTCTCTCATTACTTTTATCGAGCATAATGATACGAATCGGGTTTTAATGAGTTCTAACATGCAACGCCACGCAGTCCCTCTTTCAGTCCGGGAAATGCATTGTTGGAACTGTATTGGAAGGTCAAACGACTCTAGATTCAGGGACTCTTTATATAGCCGAACAGGAGGAAAAATATTTATACCGATACTGACAAAATCTTTTTATTAGGTAATGATGATAGTTTAAGGATTTGATTAGTTATGTGTCAACGAcacaatatttaatttctcttttttttaaaCCTTGGGCCATAGTTCTAAAGATAGTAGATTGTGAAATTAAATGTCAGGTGTTCcataatatattttttgaaagTTTGAACAATTAATATTTTGGACCGATT is a window of Lactuca sativa cultivar Salinas chromosome 1, Lsat_Salinas_v11, whole genome shotgun sequence DNA encoding:
- the LOC111881081 gene encoding uncharacterized protein LOC111881081, producing MAQTHFLLLLFVTIISFTTTQSQERSPHGLVYENPMAFSPSAYNFFHPKANPPTIQNPCDETSCAPLPMAATVQSSLAQESASRNVKSGSKIGAGGVAALIFGFIFMVLVAMGAYFVVTNRRTKMGRNNMVLPSV